The genomic region CCTGACGGTGGAGTTCGCCGTCCGCGGCGCCTGGAACCCCGTCGTCAGCGACGTGTCCTTCGACGTCGGCGCCGGCCAGGTCGTCGCCCTCGTCGGCGAGTCCGGCTCCGGCAAGTCCGTGACCTGCTTCTCCACGCTGCGCCTGATCGACGCCCAGAACGGGCGGATCAGCTCGGGTCAGGTGCTCCTCGAGGGCCGCGACCTGCTCACGCTCAGCGAGCGCGAGATGGCCGACGTGCGCGGCAACGAGGTCGCGATGATCTTCCAGGAGCCGATGACGAGCCTGAACCCGGCGTACACCGTCGGCTCGCAGATCGCCGAGGTGGTCCGCCGCCATCGCGGCGCCAGCCGGGCCGAGGGCAGGCGCCGGGCGGCCGAGGTGCTCGACCTGGTCGGCATCCCGCGCGCGGCGTCGCGACTCGACGACTACCCGCACCAGTTCTCCGGCGGCATGCGCCAGCGGGTGATGATCGCGATGGCGCTGGCCACCGAGCCGAAGCTGCTGATCGCCGACGAGCCGACCACCGCGCTCGACGTCACCATCCAGGCGCAGGTCCTCGACCTGGTCCGCAGCTTCGCCCGCGACCTCGACATGGGCGTCCTGCTGGTCACCCACGACCTCGGCGTCGTCGCCGAGGCCTGCGACGACGTCGTGGTGATGTACGCCGGGCAGGTGGTCGAGCACGCCGAGCTCTTCGACCTCTTCGACCGGCCGCGCCACCCCTACACCTCCGGGCTGATGCACTCGCTGCCGCGCGTGGACGGGGTGGGTGGCATGGAGGTCATCCCCGGCACCCCTCCCCTGCCCACCAGCTTCCCGACCGGGTGCCGGTTCGGGCCGAGGTGCCGCTTCGCCGAGGCGGCCTGCCACGTCGCACCGATCCCGCTGACCCCTCGTCCCACCGGTGGCACCGACCGCTGCCGGCGTGCCGACGAGCTGGACCTGACCCCCGCCGGGAGGCGCGCATGAGCACCCCAGCCCCGCTCCTCGACGTACGCGGCCTGCAGGTCGAGTACCGCTCCCGCGGGCGGCGTACGGTCGCCGCGGTGCGCAGCGTCGACCTCCAGGTGGCCGCCGGCGAGGTGGTCGCGCTGGTCGGCGAGTCCGGATCCGGCAAGTCCAGCGCGGTGCGCGGCATCATGCAGCTCATCCGCCCCGCCGCCGGCGAGGTCCGCTTCGACGGCCAGGACCTCACCACGCTGGGGCGCAAGGAGCTGCGCCGCGCACGCCGCGACATGCAGATGGTCTTCCAGGACCCCTTCTCCTCCCTCGACCCCGCGATGACGGTGGCCGAGATCATCGCCGAGCCGCTGATCGTGCACACCGACCAGGACCGCCGGCAGCGCCGCGCCAGCGTCGTGGAGATGCTCGAGCTGGTCGGGCTGCGCCGCGAGCACGCCGACCGCTACCCGCACGAGTTCTCCGGCGGGCAGCGCCAGCGGATCGCGATCGCCCGGGCCCTGGTGCTGCGCCCGCGGCTGGTGATCGCCGACGAGGCGGTCAGTGCCCTGGACGTGTCCAGCCAGAACCAGGTGCTCCAGCTGCTGCAGAGCCTGATCGCCGAGCTCGGCATCGCCTGCCTGTTCATCACCCACGACCTCGCGGTGGTGCGCAGCATCGCCGACCGGGTGGCGGTGATGTACCTCGGCCGGCTGGTGGAGCAGCAGCCCACCGAGGACCTGTTCAACTCCCCCGAGCACCCCTACACCCAGGCGCTGCTCTCCGCGGCGCTGGTCGCGGACCCGCGGGTGCAGCGCGCCCGGCAGCGCACCCGCCTCGAGGGCGAGCTGCCCGACCCGAGCAACCCGCCCGCGGGCTGCGTGTTCAGCACCCGCTGTCCCGCGGCGATCGACGTGTGCCACGTCGAGATGCCCGAGCTGCTGCCGCTGGCCGACGGCGGCCGGGTGGCCTGCCACCTCGTCGAGACCGCGCCCGCGGCTCCCGGCATCGCCGTCACCTGACGTCGTCGTACCGCACCACCGAACCGAGAGGAACCACCGTGTCGCTCACCGTGGAGCAGCGTCTCGCCCGCCTCGAGGCGATCGAGGCCATCAAGGCGCTCAAGCACCGCTACCTGAGGGCGTGTGACCTCAAGCAGCCCGAGGTGTTCCGCGAGTGCTTCGTGGCCCGCGGGGCCTCGATCGACTACGGCCCGGCGCTGGGCAAGTTCGACGACGCCGACGGGATCGCGGAGGTCTACCGGAACCTGGCGCTGGCCCGCCACGACGGGGACTACGTGGTGCTCGACATGCACCACGCGCTGCACCCGGACATCGAGATCCTCTCCGAGACCGAGGCGCGCGGGGCGTGGACGCTGCGCTTCCGCCAGGTGGACCGGGTGGCGCGCACCGAGCGGGTGAGCGCGATCGAGTACGACGACCGCTACGAGGTCGAGGACGGCGCGTGGCGGATCCGCTCGTGCCACGTGCGGATGCTCTGGTCGCTGTCGACCCCGCTGCCCGAGGGCGCCGTGATCATGGAGACCCTGTCGTGAGCGGGCCGCGCGTCGCGCTGGTGACCGGCGGCAGCAAGGGCGTCGGGCAGGGCATCGCGGTCGGGCTGGCCGAGGCCGGCTGGACCGTCCACGTGTCCGGGCGTGACGAGTCGCGGCTCGCGACCACGGTGAAGCGGGTCGAGCAGGCCGGTGGCCGCGGACGGGCGTGGCGCTGCGAGCACACCGACGACGCCGACGTGGAGCGCCTGGTCGCCGAGGTCGCCGCGGACGGCGGGCGCCTGGACCTGCTGGTCAACAACGCCTGGGCCGGTCCGGCGATGAACCACGTGCGCCCCGAGCGGTTCTGGGAGCGCCCGCTCTCGGACTGGGACACCCTGATCGGGGTCGGGCTGCGCGCCCACTTCGTCGCGATGCGCGCCGCCGCCCCGGTGATGATCGCGCAGGGCAACGGCCTGGTCGTGAACATCTCCTCGGTGGGTGCCCGCGCCTATCTGCACTCCACGCTCTACGGGATGTCGAAGGCCGCGCTCGACAAGATGACCCACGACGCCGCCCTCGAGCTGCGCGGCGAGGGCGTCACCGTGCTGTCGCTGTGGCCCGGCCTGGTCCGCACCGAGCAGCTGCTCGCCAGCGGGGTGCGTGACATCGCCGGCGTACCGGTCTCCGACGCCGAGACCCCCGAGCTCCAGGGCCGCGTCCTCGCCGCCCTCGCCGCCGACCCGCAGCTGCACCGCCGTACCGGCTCGGCGCTGATCAGCGCCGAGCTCGCCGAGGAGTACGGCGTGGTCGAGCCCGACGGCGGGCGCCCGGTGTCGCCGCGCCTGATGTTCGGCGGCGGGCCGGTGTTCCCCGAGCTGCCGCCGGTGGGGTGAGAGCCCCGCCTCCCGCAGCGGCGAAGTAGTCCGGGGAGGGTCCTGCGGGGCCCCGGGGGCTCGGTGTTTTTCCGCGCAATTGCTGGGAAAAGCACCGCCCCGGTCGCGATTCAGGTGTCAATCCCAGCAATTGCGCGGAAATGCGCACCCCGCGGGCCCAGACTCCTGCCGTCGGTGGGGTGAACGCCCCACCGACGAAGTAGTCCGACACACCAGGGTCGTGAATCACGCGTACGACGACCCTGGTGTGGCGGACTACCTGCTTCGCGGCGCACACCCGGGCCGCTGCCGGGTGCCGCCCGAGGGCCCGGATCGGGGCGAGCTACTGGGGCGCGGGCACGACCCGCTCCTCCTCGAGCCGGTCGAACAGCTCGAGGAAGCAGGCGAGTGTCGAGCGGTGGCCGGTGAACCCGGCGGCCCGGCTCCGGGCCAGGTCGGTGAAGCACTCCAGGTCACGGCCGAGGTCGCCGTCGGTGTGCCACCACGACGCGACCCGGTCCAGGTCGTGCTCGCGCAGCTGCTCGCGTGCGGCCAGCTTGGCCCACACCGGTGCGGCACCGGCCATCTGCTCCTCGAGGGGGCGCGGGGCGCCGTCGTACCCCACGGGGCGGACGCCGAGGCGCTCCGCGAGGCGCGGCCACATCCAGCGCCACCGGAAGACGTCCCCGTTGGCGACGTTGAAGGCGGTGTCGGCGGCGGCGGGCGTGATGGCGGCCCAGTGCATCTGCTCGGCGAGCAACCCCGCGTCGGTCATGTCGGTCACGCCGTTCCACTGGGTCTCGGACCCCGGGAACACGAAGGGCAGCCCCTCCTCGCGGCAGACCGCGGCCTGCGCGGCGAGCGTCTGGCCCATGTTCATCGCGTTGCCCAGGGCGTAGCCGATGATCGTGTGGGCCCGGTGGACGCTCCAGGTGAAGCGGTCGCGCTCGGCGGCCGCGAAGAGCTCGTCCTCCTGCGCGTAGTAGAAGTTCGGGTACGGCAGCCGGTCCTCGTCCTCGTGGAACGGCGTGTCCGGGACGTTGCCCTCGCCGTACGCCTCGAACGGGCCGAGGTAGTGCTTGAGCCCCGTCAGCAGCGCGACGTGACGCACCGACCCCGCGGGGCGCACGGCCTCCAGGACGTCGCGGACCATCGCGCCGTTGACCCGGATGTTCTCCGCCTCGGTCTCCTGACGGGCCCAGGCGGTGATGAAGACGTGCGTCGGTCGGTGCCCG from Nocardioides sp. dk884 harbors:
- a CDS encoding ABC transporter ATP-binding protein translates to MTLHPTSDPTPAPTPAAAPLLSVRDLTVEFAVRGAWNPVVSDVSFDVGAGQVVALVGESGSGKSVTCFSTLRLIDAQNGRISSGQVLLEGRDLLTLSEREMADVRGNEVAMIFQEPMTSLNPAYTVGSQIAEVVRRHRGASRAEGRRRAAEVLDLVGIPRAASRLDDYPHQFSGGMRQRVMIAMALATEPKLLIADEPTTALDVTIQAQVLDLVRSFARDLDMGVLLVTHDLGVVAEACDDVVVMYAGQVVEHAELFDLFDRPRHPYTSGLMHSLPRVDGVGGMEVIPGTPPLPTSFPTGCRFGPRCRFAEAACHVAPIPLTPRPTGGTDRCRRADELDLTPAGRRA
- a CDS encoding ABC transporter ATP-binding protein, which codes for MSTPAPLLDVRGLQVEYRSRGRRTVAAVRSVDLQVAAGEVVALVGESGSGKSSAVRGIMQLIRPAAGEVRFDGQDLTTLGRKELRRARRDMQMVFQDPFSSLDPAMTVAEIIAEPLIVHTDQDRRQRRASVVEMLELVGLRREHADRYPHEFSGGQRQRIAIARALVLRPRLVIADEAVSALDVSSQNQVLQLLQSLIAELGIACLFITHDLAVVRSIADRVAVMYLGRLVEQQPTEDLFNSPEHPYTQALLSAALVADPRVQRARQRTRLEGELPDPSNPPAGCVFSTRCPAAIDVCHVEMPELLPLADGGRVACHLVETAPAAPGIAVT
- a CDS encoding nuclear transport factor 2 family protein, whose product is MSLTVEQRLARLEAIEAIKALKHRYLRACDLKQPEVFRECFVARGASIDYGPALGKFDDADGIAEVYRNLALARHDGDYVVLDMHHALHPDIEILSETEARGAWTLRFRQVDRVARTERVSAIEYDDRYEVEDGAWRIRSCHVRMLWSLSTPLPEGAVIMETLS
- a CDS encoding SDR family NAD(P)-dependent oxidoreductase, which produces MSGPRVALVTGGSKGVGQGIAVGLAEAGWTVHVSGRDESRLATTVKRVEQAGGRGRAWRCEHTDDADVERLVAEVAADGGRLDLLVNNAWAGPAMNHVRPERFWERPLSDWDTLIGVGLRAHFVAMRAAAPVMIAQGNGLVVNISSVGARAYLHSTLYGMSKAALDKMTHDAALELRGEGVTVLSLWPGLVRTEQLLASGVRDIAGVPVSDAETPELQGRVLAALAADPQLHRRTGSALISAELAEEYGVVEPDGGRPVSPRLMFGGGPVFPELPPVG
- a CDS encoding SDR family oxidoreductase, whose protein sequence is MSSPTPNTALVVGATGIAGHALSRLLIDAGWEVLGLSRRAASDVGGVVPVQADLTDAAGLRDALAGHRPTHVFITAWARQETEAENIRVNGAMVRDVLEAVRPAGSVRHVALLTGLKHYLGPFEAYGEGNVPDTPFHEDEDRLPYPNFYYAQEDELFAAAERDRFTWSVHRAHTIIGYALGNAMNMGQTLAAQAAVCREEGLPFVFPGSETQWNGVTDMTDAGLLAEQMHWAAITPAAADTAFNVANGDVFRWRWMWPRLAERLGVRPVGYDGAPRPLEEQMAGAAPVWAKLAAREQLREHDLDRVASWWHTDGDLGRDLECFTDLARSRAAGFTGHRSTLACFLELFDRLEEERVVPAPQ